The following proteins come from a genomic window of Theileria equi strain WA chromosome 2 map unlocalized gcontig_1105316255037, whole genome shotgun sequence:
- a CDS encoding conserved hypothetical protein (encoded by transcript BEWA_035320A), with translation MLDACVASEDPESFPDAALYTVRNETLVHENMLSSFIKNEVGNLEPPTLSDERVGLHAMPSKLRRMCSSDDYARGGRKEIIKAKYADSQTLQAARNIIGCRNQENKNFRTIHVFFRAAGWPIMFFFILTFTFASLGNVQFVIMSKLSDAVVKYKKEVNEATISFSELEMYCTKALRWILVISTLVMIGAFFRIVAMTQASFNVSRRIHEYCIDSVFTNNSAVLKIKKVLTSVHTFLYMDTLTIDIMLNYCMHDVCLLLIEAGAHLLMLLFMMPWSTPIAVILCFIILRYFLYYFVKSCRSLQYTRVEAFDKINDTIESAISGALDHVFTFGTHS, from the coding sequence ATGTTGGATGCTTGTGTAGCATCTGAAGATCCAGAGTCTTTTCCAGATGCCGCTTTGTATACGGTGAGGAATGAGACTCTTGTGCATGAGAACATGCTAAGTTCATTCATAAAGAATGAGGTTGGTAATCTTGAACCTCCAACTCTATCTGATGAGAGAGTGGGCCTTCACGCTATGCCTAGCAAGTTGCGTAGGATGTGCAGCTCTGATGACTATGCCCGTGGCGGGCGTAAAGAGATTATAAAAGCAAAGTATGCTGATTCACAGACATTGCAGGCTGCACGTAATATAATAGGTTGCAGGAACCAAGAGAATAAGAATTTTAGAACAATTCATGTCTTTTTTAGAGCCGCAGGCTGGCCCATTATGTTCTTCTTTATACTTACATTCACGTTTGCAAGCTTAGGTAATGTTCAATTTGTAATAATGTCAAAGCTATCGGATGCAGTTGTTAAATACAAGAAGGAAGTGAATGAAGCTACAATTTCATTTTCTGAACTTGAAATGTATTGTACCAAGGCACTAAGATGGATTCTTGTTATTTCCACCTTGGTGATGATTGGAGCTTTCTTCCGTATAGTTGCCATGACCCAAGCATCGTTCAATGTCTCAAGGAGAATCCATGAGTATTGTATCGACTCTGTTTTTACCAACAATTCTGCTGTATTGAAGATCAAGAAGGTATTGACCAGTGTTCATACTTTCCTGTATATGGATACGCTCACAATTGATATTATGCTAAATTACTGCATGCATGATGTCTGTCTCCTATTGATCGAAGCAGGTGCTCATCTTCTCATGTTATTGTTCATGATGCCGTGGTCTACTCCAATTGCTGTTATACTTTGCTTCATCATTCTGAGGTACTTCCTTTACTATTTTGTCAAGTCATGTAGGAGTCTGCAGTATACACGTGTGGAGGcatttgataaaataaatgataCAATTGAGTCGGCCATATCTGGTGCTCTCGACCACGTCTTCACATTTGGTACACATTCATGA